The Pseudobacteriovorax antillogorgiicola genome segment GGAAACTACCTTGTCTCCTTTATCAGTCCTCTCTACAACTTTACTCAAGTTGATAAACATGCTATGAGTCAAAGCGAGATTACGAAATCGATCATTGAAAAACTAAAGAATCCCGCCCATATTTTCTCAACGAAATCTTTCAAATGTGCCCTTGCCAATCAACCTACAGTTATCTACGGTAAAAAACTGAGGACTATCAGCCAAGAAATGTCAAGAAAAGAAGTTCCTATCAAAGAACAAGACAAGCATGCTGAATACTTCGCTAGCATTACAGCTCAGTACAAGCTAGTTTGTAAGAAACCAATAAAATTTGAGAAGATGAATTTCAGAGCGTTTACTCTCGCACCATTTCTCCAAGAGGTTAATATATTTTTCAACACACGCTCTGAAGGAATAAAGAAAATCACAATTAGACAAGAGAAATCAAGCTCTGAAAAAAAGAACCCATCAGTTTCTAGCGAAAAATCAAGCACTAAGGATCTGGCACCAAAAGAAGCTAAAAATAATAAAGTAAAAACTACAATCGAGAAGTAAGCACATAGTAGCCTATTATATTGAGCATAATTTCTTTTCAAGCTTGTGCTGAACAAGGTAGGACTTCAAAATGCCACACATTTCTTTGACTAGCTTAGTATGATTCAAGTCTAAGTGTACTAGCGATTCTGACTTCAATAAAATTGCGCCTTGATCGTGATAAAAGAGCTGTTTTAGACTTCTTTCGCCTTCCAGTGCAAAAATAACTTCTCCATCAGCAGTACGAAGGCTTGGCTGCCTCCCGTTTGTTGTTACGTAGCTCACTCCAGGATAGTACTTAACAAAATAGCAGCCCTCACACCGATCCAAGATTTCTGTCATACCTTCGCTATACCTAACAACAGTTTGATCTTCACTGTAGCCAACAACCCCTCGCGTTGAACTAACAAGTGAGAAAAGAATCTCAGACTGAGCAACCACTTCACTTGCACTTTTCGAAGGCAAATCGAGAATCAGAACATTTCCATCATGGAATCCTAGATTTATTCTTTCTTCAACCTCTTCAACCGAAATAGATTCAATAGTAGCATTAACTAGAGTAGGAGTATCGGTACTAGGAAGATAGTCTTGGACTTGTATTAGTTTCGTATTCCCTGGACGATGGACCACTAATACTGGAAGATCATCTAGAACTGCTGAAAGATAAACTGTTTGGCTAGATGAATCAAAATCATAAACAATATTGCCATTAGAGCTTGAGCTATTAAAGTAAAAAACTGGCAACCCTTCAACCAATGTTTCTACTTTGGAAAGGTTGTTATTCATACGGATAGCAGTTCCCCCTACAAGAAACACCAGATGAAAATCTTCGCCTAACGAAAGAAGTTTCTTAATATTGCTACCGAAGCTTATTTCTCCATCCTTTTGCAACCCTTCGCTAATTTTCCATCGGCTCAGCTTATTATTTGACACTGTTAGTAA includes the following:
- a CDS encoding ZrgA family zinc uptake protein, which encodes MIILLISSASFAHKGKHETFKLPKYELEKSKGFASLKINEVAGNYLVSFISPLYNFTQVDKHAMSQSEITKSIIEKLKNPAHIFSTKSFKCALANQPTVIYGKKLRTISQEMSRKEVPIKEQDKHAEYFASITAQYKLVCKKPIKFEKMNFRAFTLAPFLQEVNIFFNTRSEGIKKITIRQEKSSSEKKNPSVSSEKSSTKDLAPKEAKNNKVKTTIEK